The following is a genomic window from Fusobacterium perfoetens.
ATAAATACTGAGGATATGGAATCTGATAAAGTTCAATTAAAAGCATTAATAATTAAAGAAGATGCAAAATTACCAAACAACTTTAGATGTGAAATGACTTTAGATGGATTCTTAAGACAATACAACGTAACAGGATTTAAAGGAATCGATACAAGATATCTTACTCAAATCGTAAGAGATAACGGTTCTATGAAAGCTATAATAACAGCTGAAGATTTAACTAAAAAAGAAATTCAAGAAAGATTTAAAAACTTCTCAAATAAAAATGCAGTGGCAGAAGTAAGCTCAAAAGAAGTTTATGAAATTGCTGGAGGAGAAAAAAGAGTTGGAGTGATAGATTTAGGAGTAAAAAACAGCACTCTTAACTATATAAAAGACGCTGGATTTACAGTAGTAGTATTCCCATACAATACAAAAGCTGAAGACATCTTAGCTCAAAACTTATCAGCACTTGTTGTATCAAATGGACCGGGAAATCCAGAAGATTTAGTTGAAACTCAAAATACAGTAAAAGAATTAGCTGGAAAAATGCCAATATTTGGAGAAGTTTTAGGACTTCAAGTAATTGCTTTAGCATTCGGTGGAAAAACAGCAAAATTAAAATATGGTCACAGAGGTGGATACCCTATTAAAAATCTTGCAACAGGAAAAGTTGTTATAACTTCTCAAAATGCAAGCTATGTAGTAGAAGAAATTCCTGCTGGATTTGAAATGACTCATCAAGGAATCAACGTAAAAACAATAGAAGGAATGAAAAATGAAGCTTTAAAAATAGTTGGTGTTCAATATATGCCTGATTTATATAAAGATTCAAAAGATGTTTTTGAAAACTTTTTAAAACTTGTTTAATAAAATTTTAAATATTTTTGCATATTTTGAAGGGAACAATTTTAGGAGGATATAATGTTAGATAAATCAATAAAGAAAGTATTAGTAATAGGTTCAGGACCAATTATAATAGGACAAGCAGCAGAATTTGACTATTCTGGTACTCAAGC
Proteins encoded in this region:
- a CDS encoding carbamoyl phosphate synthase small subunit, producing MKGKLILENGKVFEGKIFGELADTVGEISFNTGMTGYQEMLTDPANHGMMIAMTYPMIGNYGINTEDMESDKVQLKALIIKEDAKLPNNFRCEMTLDGFLRQYNVTGFKGIDTRYLTQIVRDNGSMKAIITAEDLTKKEIQERFKNFSNKNAVAEVSSKEVYEIAGGEKRVGVIDLGVKNSTLNYIKDAGFTVVVFPYNTKAEDILAQNLSALVVSNGPGNPEDLVETQNTVKELAGKMPIFGEVLGLQVIALAFGGKTAKLKYGHRGGYPIKNLATGKVVITSQNASYVVEEIPAGFEMTHQGINVKTIEGMKNEALKIVGVQYMPDLYKDSKDVFENFLKLV